A section of the Solitalea canadensis DSM 3403 genome encodes:
- a CDS encoding ISAon1 family transposase N-terminal region protein — translation MHDSFQALLHLVIPEGVSDYFKLVDHKTQANSIHIYLEELNSIPLEYQSNRLQSKGFFDEVILQDFPLRGREVFLHVKRRRWLNLDSNKVVFRNWEVVAKGTRITQDFAAFLKAISRYQGT, via the coding sequence ATGCACGATTCCTTTCAAGCCCTTCTTCACTTGGTTATTCCCGAAGGTGTTTCAGATTATTTCAAACTGGTTGACCATAAAACGCAGGCCAACTCCATTCATATTTACCTGGAAGAACTCAATAGTATTCCCCTGGAGTACCAGTCCAACCGGCTTCAATCCAAAGGTTTTTTCGATGAAGTGATTTTACAGGATTTTCCCCTCCGTGGCCGGGAGGTGTTCTTGCACGTGAAGCGTCGCCGATGGCTGAATTTAGATAGCAACAAAGTGGTTTTCCGTAACTGGGAGGTGGTGGCCAAGGGAACGCGAATCACCCAGGATTTTGCCGCTTTTTTAAAAGCTATCAGCCGATACCAAGGCACATAG
- a CDS encoding ISAon1 family transposase yields the protein MSGKKLQRYYRDKLSDYSLWEHKENARKGLVFEQNMGPFLSIDETSLSHGELYTVVTNKQAKGKAGTLVAIMEGTKSETIIPLLQKLSPKQRNKVQEITLDLAGNMSLIAKKCFPNATRVIDRFHVQQLATEALQEIRIKYRWQAIDAENQAIEDAKTAQVTYCPPVLSNGETLKQLLARSRYLLYKKEDNWTVEQAQRADLLFERYPDLRKAYELTQKLSWIFSTTTDKLYAFARLAKWNELVEQSGFKSFNTLSRTIINHHQHILNYFDNKSANASAESFNAKIKAFRAQYRGVGNVNFFLFRLAKLYA from the coding sequence ATTAGCGGTAAAAAACTGCAACGCTATTATCGGGATAAGCTTAGTGACTACTCCCTTTGGGAACATAAAGAGAATGCTCGCAAGGGACTTGTTTTTGAACAGAATATGGGACCTTTTCTATCGATTGATGAAACCTCGCTGTCTCACGGAGAACTCTATACGGTGGTGACCAACAAACAGGCAAAAGGGAAGGCAGGAACTTTAGTGGCCATTATGGAAGGCACTAAATCGGAAACGATCATCCCTTTGTTGCAAAAGCTATCGCCGAAACAACGCAATAAGGTACAGGAAATAACCCTAGACCTGGCGGGCAACATGAGTCTGATTGCCAAGAAGTGTTTTCCCAATGCCACCCGGGTGATCGATCGGTTTCATGTGCAGCAGTTGGCCACAGAAGCCTTGCAGGAGATAAGAATTAAATACCGCTGGCAAGCAATCGATGCAGAAAATCAAGCAATAGAAGATGCTAAAACAGCCCAAGTAACCTACTGCCCTCCGGTTCTCTCCAATGGAGAAACGCTCAAGCAACTGTTGGCCAGAAGCAGGTACCTCTTGTATAAAAAAGAGGATAACTGGACTGTCGAACAGGCCCAGAGGGCCGACCTGTTATTTGAACGATACCCCGATCTAAGAAAAGCCTATGAACTCACTCAAAAACTATCTTGGATCTTTAGTACTACCACAGATAAATTATATGCTTTTGCAAGATTGGCCAAATGGAACGAACTGGTGGAACAATCGGGATTCAAGTCGTTTAATACCCTCTCCAGAACAATTATTAATCACCACCAACACATACTCAACTACTTCGACAACAAAAGTGCCAATGCTTCGGCCGAATCGTTCAATGCCAAGATCAAAGCGTTCAGAGCTCAATACAGAGGGGTGGGAAATGTGAATTTTTTCCTTTTCAGGCTGGCTAAATTATATGCTTAG